The Nitrospira sp. sequence TCGTTGGAGAATGTGTCGCTTTTCGATCTGGTTGATGCCCTCAAGGAGGTTCTCGAGCGGAATCCTAGCAGCCGACTTCTCGAAATTGTTCCCGACAACCTCACGGTTCGCGAACGAATGAACCTCATTCTGGAAATGCTCGAAGGCAAAGATTCGGTTTCGTTCGGTGCGCTGTTTGAAGGGCCAAGTCATCGGTTGACGGTTGTCGTCACATTCTTGGCATTGCTTGAATTGATGCGGCTTCGAGTTGCACGCGTGTTTCAAGCAGAAACATTCGGGCCGATTCTAGTGTCACGGATGTTCTCGCTGGTGCCTGATCCGGCAGAGCTCGATGAGGTCGATGTAGAATGGAGGGGAGCATGACTCCACTGACGGTAGACTTGGTTGAGGATATGCCGGAAGCCGGCACGGTAGAGGTCGGCGAGGCAAACGGTACTCCTGAGGATCAGGGTTTCGAGGATGATGGCGCGCGAAGCGTGGGTGAGCTTCAGGCCATCTTGGAGTCGCTGCTTTTCGTCTCTTCGGAACCGTTGTCCTTGGCGCGTCTCACGGCGGTGCTCGGAAATGTGGCAAAGGTTGAAGTGGAGTCAGCGTTGCACAATCTCGGTCAAGCGTTTGAACAAGAAGGGCGTGGCGTGCGGCTGGCCGAGATCGCGGGGGGGTACCGTCTCGTCACAAAACAGGAGCATGCTCCCTGGATCAAGCGGCTGGACAAGGCCAAGACGGCGGCGAAACTGTCGAGGTCTGCCTTGGAATCACTTGCGATCATTGCCTACAAACAACCATTGGTTCGGTCAGAAATCGAAGAAATCCGAGGGGTGGAAACTTCCGGTGTGTTGCGAACCCTGCTGGAGCGAAAGTTGGTGCGAATCGTCGGGCGTAAAGAAGTTCCGGGGCGTCCGATCATGTATGGGACGACCAAATTCTTTCTGGAGCATTTTGGTTTGAGTGATCTTTCACAACTCCCGCCACTTCGTGAGTTCAAAGAACTTGGTGACGCGGAGCAGTCACTTCTTCCGATGGATGGCGGGGACATTTCATCTGGTGACGAGTCGATTGAGACGGTCGAGCTGGATGCAGAGCAGTCGGTGAGTGCGGAACCCCAGGCGTCTGTCATGCTGGACGAGATGTTCGATCCGCTTCAAGCAACCCAATAGTCAACGGGCGGCACAAGAAACTCAAACGAGGTCGATTGGGAGGCCATTGGCCGTCTAGGCTGAGGCCGGATCGTTGACTTCCGTCTGCCCGAGAGAGCTAGGGCATCGGCTTTTTCGGGGGCGGGGCGTTCTTGAGTCGTTGGAGTTCTGCGTTCTGCTCGTCCACTTTTTTCTGGAGCGCCTTCAGCTCTTCTTTAAAGGCTTGAAGATCGGCATCATGTTTCCCAATCGGTGCGGCTTGACCAGGACTCGATTGGGGCGATGGTGTGACTGGTGCCACTGCCGCTGGGATCTGCTGGACAGCAGGAACAGGTTGGGGAGCTGCAAGGACCCTCGCCAATAGCTGATAATCAATCGCGAGCGACCGATCTTCAGATTGTCCGATCCAACTGGACCGATCGTAGACGTCCGGACGCACGGCAGCCTCCGGAACGAAGGTGACTTCCCGGTCGCGCAGGCCATCCGTATCGGGAAGCGGACGTGGTTCTTTCTGAGTCGTGTTGGATTTTTTCCCGGGCCGAAATCGGTACTGAGTCAGCGTGAAATGTAGCGACAGGCCGTCTGCGAAAAGATATCCCGACGTGGTTTCTCTATTCTGATTGACCTTTGGAGACTGTGAAATTTCCGGTGCGGAATAGACGTGGAATCCCACCCGCTGATTGGGAGTCGCTTGAGCGAGGGCGGTGACAATGTGCGGAGTCAGGAACGCAATATCATCCTCAGAGAAAGTGCGAATATCGTTCAGGTTCGTTGACTTCAGCGCCTTGCCGAGTAACAGCAAAAGACCGGTTTTTTCTTTCGTGTGGACCCCGCGCAAAATGTCTGCGACAGTTGTCTCCGACAGCTTGATGGGATGTGCGGCCTGGAAGGAGTTGGCTGAGACATTCTCAAGGAATACTGTGCCAAGAGCAGCCTCATGAATGGGCGTGGGAGGTCGAGGGCCGGCGCAGCCGACGGCTACGAAGCTCAGGCACCCAAGCATCAGAAGGCTCAGAGTCTGTTTGATAGAAAAACGATGGGAACCCATAACCTTGTGTTGTGAACTTGAACTCACGTCGCGTGTAGTGTAGCAGGAACATCGGGCAAAACAAAAGACTGTACGGGTACGACACGTAGAACGGTAGACCGTAGCCGACATGGTGCTCGAGGAGCTCGGCGGGAGTCAAGTAGCCGAAGGCTTGATGGGATCGGCAGTTGTCCGCGTTCCCAGTTGCGCTGTGCGCTTCACGGAGTAGGAAGGTCGGGGAGGCTACATCTCGTTGCGATTCCGCCCCAGATTCCCTATTTGCAAATCCTACTAAGAGCCTTCAGTAGATTCTCCAGTGTCCCTCAGGGAGCTGCCGTCGTTCATTCAGGATTTCCCCGATAGGCTAGGGAAGACTATTCTGACATGTTGAGGACAGAACACAGGCGCAAAGATTGGATGCCATATCTGAGGGAGCTAGGGACGAACGCAGACGTATCCCCACTTCTCGACTTCGCTCACGCCTCGTCGATGAAAGTCGTCAGTCTCTCAATCGGCAGGAGAA is a genomic window containing:
- the scpB gene encoding SMC-Scp complex subunit ScpB, whose product is MPEAGTVEVGEANGTPEDQGFEDDGARSVGELQAILESLLFVSSEPLSLARLTAVLGNVAKVEVESALHNLGQAFEQEGRGVRLAEIAGGYRLVTKQEHAPWIKRLDKAKTAAKLSRSALESLAIIAYKQPLVRSEIEEIRGVETSGVLRTLLERKLVRIVGRKEVPGRPIMYGTTKFFLEHFGLSDLSQLPPLREFKELGDAEQSLLPMDGGDISSGDESIETVELDAEQSVSAEPQASVMLDEMFDPLQATQ